One window of the Dehalococcoidia bacterium genome contains the following:
- a CDS encoding J domain-containing protein gives MPSKDLYKILGLSKTASDKDIKQAYRKLARQYHPDVNPGNKSAEEKFKDINNAYEILSDPEKRKKYDQFGDRWEYADQFAGAQGNPFGGFSGFRNAGNAGGDNFSYQYVDMSDLGDIGEIFKGFTGGGFGGRGRSSRPRQGRDIEASTEITLEEAYNGTTRLIQNSSGRRIEVKIPAGVKNGQRIKVSGKGEPGMSGGPAGDMYLAVSILEHALFHLKGNDIHVDVVVSLADAVLGGEASVPTPKGKNLALKIPPETQNGKVFRLAGQGMPEIGKEKKGDLFAKVKVVLPENLTEHEKELFRQLKEARQKRN, from the coding sequence ATGCCATCGAAAGATCTTTATAAAATACTCGGGCTAAGCAAAACGGCCTCTGATAAGGACATCAAGCAGGCCTATCGCAAGCTGGCCCGCCAGTATCACCCAGACGTGAACCCCGGCAACAAATCGGCCGAGGAAAAATTCAAGGACATCAATAATGCTTATGAAATCCTCTCCGATCCGGAGAAACGCAAGAAGTATGACCAGTTCGGCGACAGGTGGGAATATGCCGACCAGTTCGCAGGAGCGCAGGGCAATCCTTTTGGCGGCTTCTCCGGTTTCAGGAACGCTGGGAATGCCGGTGGCGATAACTTCTCATATCAATACGTGGACATGTCCGACCTGGGTGATATCGGCGAAATATTCAAAGGTTTCACAGGCGGCGGTTTCGGCGGTAGAGGCAGGTCGTCAAGGCCGAGACAGGGAAGAGATATCGAGGCCTCAACCGAGATAACGCTTGAAGAGGCGTACAACGGCACTACACGTCTGATCCAAAACTCATCCGGACGACGTATAGAGGTTAAGATACCTGCCGGCGTCAAGAACGGACAGCGCATCAAGGTTTCGGGTAAAGGCGAACCTGGTATGTCAGGCGGTCCGGCCGGCGATATGTACCTCGCCGTATCGATACTAGAGCATGCCTTATTCCATTTGAAGGGCAACGACATCCATGTTGACGTGGTTGTGTCTCTGGCAGACGCAGTCCTGGGCGGCGAGGCCTCCGTCCCCACTCCCAAAGGCAAGAATCTGGCGTTGAAGATACCCCCCGAGACTCAGAATGGAAAGGTCTTCCGTCTGGCGGGTCAGGGCATGCCGGAGATCGGGAAAGAAAAGAAAGGAGACCTCTTCGCCAAGGTGAAGGTAGTATTGCCGGAGAACCTGACCGAGCATGAGAAGGAGCTTTTCAGGCAGCTGAAGGAAGCAAGACAGAAACGAAATTAA
- a CDS encoding CoA-binding protein → MTPADTSNTVEIMRLFMEPKSIALVGLTRATGAFGWNVMEHLKGYGYKGKLYPVNPGADEILGIKCYRSLAEIPDDIDLAVILTPSRHGPKLVKECVDKGIKAITIVGQGYADADAEGKRLQDEVVRIAREGVARIVGPNTFGTGNAYHHFNTAFTRIAMHEVPTGVICQTGLYMSGLPYFPIVGKGIDIGNACDIDFADGLEYFEDDPMVKVIMLYIEGMRNGRRFMEVAGRVSKKKPILALKSGRCDDSARAAQSHSGSLAGSDEVYDAAFKQCGVLRVTGENEFQDMTRAFLKLPLMKGRNVGIISITGGGAIMATDACARHGLKLAKLSDASLKKLKTLAPPWQHLGNPADIWPPSMIAGNPLHVVLATVLETFAADDNVDGLFIILPGEYHPLMDPVLDCFKLIDKYDKPAVLWCYSIEIDKVVPLIESRGRIVHYHTMDQAANVLSKLNDYYEYLNRGDV, encoded by the coding sequence GTGACTCCCGCCGATACCAGTAATACTGTTGAGATAATGAGACTTTTCATGGAGCCGAAATCGATTGCGCTCGTCGGCCTGACCAGAGCCACCGGGGCTTTCGGATGGAACGTTATGGAACATCTGAAAGGATACGGTTACAAGGGTAAACTGTACCCTGTGAACCCCGGCGCCGACGAGATACTTGGGATTAAGTGCTACCGTAGCCTTGCGGAGATACCCGACGATATCGACCTCGCCGTTATCCTGACGCCGAGCAGACACGGCCCGAAGCTGGTAAAGGAATGCGTTGATAAAGGCATAAAGGCTATCACTATAGTCGGGCAGGGCTACGCCGACGCGGACGCGGAAGGCAAGAGGCTTCAGGATGAGGTGGTGCGCATCGCGCGCGAGGGAGTCGCCCGCATCGTCGGGCCCAACACGTTCGGCACGGGCAACGCATATCATCACTTCAACACGGCATTCACCCGCATCGCAATGCACGAAGTACCCACCGGCGTGATATGCCAAACCGGTCTCTATATGAGCGGCCTGCCGTACTTCCCTATCGTGGGCAAGGGCATCGATATCGGCAACGCCTGCGATATAGACTTCGCCGACGGGCTGGAATACTTCGAGGACGACCCGATGGTTAAGGTCATCATGCTCTACATAGAAGGAATGAGGAACGGCCGCCGCTTCATGGAAGTCGCCGGACGCGTGTCGAAAAAGAAACCGATACTGGCGCTGAAATCAGGACGCTGCGACGACTCTGCCAGAGCGGCGCAATCGCACTCGGGAAGCCTTGCCGGCAGTGACGAGGTCTACGACGCCGCCTTTAAGCAGTGCGGCGTGCTGCGAGTCACAGGCGAGAACGAATTCCAGGACATGACCAGGGCATTCTTGAAATTGCCGCTGATGAAAGGAAGAAATGTAGGTATCATCAGCATCACGGGCGGCGGCGCCATCATGGCCACGGACGCCTGCGCGCGCCACGGGCTGAAACTGGCCAAACTGTCCGACGCCAGTTTAAAGAAGCTGAAGACCTTAGCCCCGCCCTGGCAGCATCTGGGCAACCCCGCCGATATTTGGCCGCCGTCGATGATAGCAGGCAACCCGCTTCACGTTGTGCTGGCCACAGTCCTAGAAACGTTCGCCGCCGACGATAATGTTGACGGCCTGTTCATCATACTGCCGGGCGAGTACCACCCGCTGATGGACCCCGTGCTCGACTGCTTCAAACTCATAGATAAATACGATAAGCCCGCCGTACTCTGGTGCTACAGCATAGAGATCGATAAGGTAGTGCCTCTGATTGAATCCAGGGGGCGCATCGTGCACTATCACACCATGGATCAAGCCGCTAATGTATTATCTAAACTTAACGATTATTACGAGTACCTTAATCGCGGCGACGTGTAA
- a CDS encoding PIN domain-containing protein, translated as MSRSYRRKRSRFPQLPTVDFLAAIIGLIIALFLSVLLTFPLSMLPDKWGQLSPIIVGVVLCLVFTIITVAQGREIFQIFGLHVPEGVGGIGREGIGGRLVPRANQIVVDTSSLIDGRIADIIQAGFITGSLIIPRFVLDELHHIADSYDAARRVRGRRGLEVLNKLQNELDIHVEISDVDLKDIPDVDSKLVRLSKLLNCPIITNDFNLNQVAKIQGLDVLNINDLANAVRPVVMPGEEISVRVIQEGKEPGQGVGFLDDGTMIVVEDGRHFLNSDLNVVVTRVLQTSAGRMIFAHLKTNGDVKPQ; from the coding sequence TTGAGCCGATCATACAGAAGGAAACGCAGCCGCTTTCCGCAGTTGCCTACTGTTGATTTCCTGGCCGCTATCATCGGACTTATCATCGCGTTATTCTTATCCGTGCTTTTGACATTCCCACTGTCCATGCTCCCGGATAAATGGGGCCAGTTAAGCCCTATCATTGTCGGAGTTGTCCTGTGCCTTGTATTCACCATAATAACAGTGGCCCAGGGCAGGGAGATATTTCAGATATTCGGACTGCATGTTCCCGAGGGCGTGGGCGGAATCGGACGTGAAGGAATCGGTGGCAGGCTTGTGCCGCGCGCCAATCAAATCGTCGTCGATACCAGTTCACTGATCGACGGACGTATCGCCGATATAATCCAGGCTGGATTCATCACGGGCTCGCTCATTATCCCGCGCTTCGTCCTTGACGAACTGCACCACATAGCAGACTCCTACGATGCCGCACGGCGTGTACGCGGCCGACGCGGCCTCGAGGTACTCAACAAGCTGCAGAACGAGCTCGACATACATGTCGAGATATCCGATGTGGACCTAAAGGATATCCCGGACGTGGACAGCAAGCTGGTACGTCTCTCTAAACTGCTGAATTGTCCCATTATCACCAACGACTTTAACCTGAATCAGGTGGCCAAGATACAGGGGCTGGACGTCCTCAATATAAACGACCTGGCCAATGCGGTGAGGCCCGTCGTCATGCCCGGTGAAGAAATCAGCGTCCGCGTAATACAGGAGGGCAAGGAACCCGGCCAGGGAGTGGGCTTCCTGGACGACGGCACGATGATAGTCGTTGAGGACGGCCGTCATTTCTTGAACAGCGATCTGAACGTTGTGGTGACCAGAGTGCTGCAAACGTCGGCGGGGCGCATGATCTTCGCGCACCTGAAAACAAACGGCGACGTGAAACCGCAGTGA
- the ispD gene encoding 2-C-methyl-D-erythritol 4-phosphate cytidylyltransferase, which produces MDRVGAVIVAAGMSKRMSGADKIFAAIDGAPLLAHTIAAFQRSPVIDRIVLVLAKARVGTGIELVKQHQWTKVIAVCAGGARRQDSVGEGLKRLGDIEWVMIHDGARPCLTQDIIERGLEAAQESGAAIPAIPLADTIKVVSGDSYVVDTPQRDGLYAAQTPQVFRFDIISAAHRMAEDDATDDAVLAERAGHKVKIFPGSSTNIKVTTKEDLIIAEAIIKSIAKRKH; this is translated from the coding sequence ATGGATAGAGTCGGCGCCGTTATTGTAGCCGCGGGCATGAGTAAACGCATGAGCGGAGCGGACAAGATATTCGCCGCTATTGATGGCGCGCCGCTGCTGGCCCATACCATTGCGGCCTTCCAACGCTCCCCCGTCATCGACCGCATCGTTCTAGTGCTGGCCAAAGCCAGGGTTGGAACCGGCATCGAACTGGTAAAGCAACACCAATGGACCAAAGTGATCGCGGTATGCGCCGGCGGCGCGAGACGCCAGGACTCGGTGGGTGAAGGGCTGAAACGCCTCGGCGATATCGAGTGGGTCATGATACACGACGGCGCGCGCCCGTGCCTGACTCAGGACATCATCGAGAGAGGCCTGGAAGCGGCGCAAGAGAGCGGCGCCGCCATCCCTGCGATACCCTTAGCCGACACCATCAAGGTCGTCTCAGGCGATTCATACGTGGTCGACACACCGCAACGGGACGGTCTCTACGCGGCGCAGACACCCCAGGTATTCAGATTTGATATAATATCCGCGGCCCATCGCATGGCCGAGGACGACGCCACCGACGACGCTGTCCTCGCCGAGCGCGCGGGCCATAAAGTTAAAATCTTTCCGGGATCGAGCACCAACATCAAGGTTACGACGAAGGAAGATTTGATCATCGCAGAAGCTATCATCAAATCAATAGCGAAGAGAAAACATTGA
- a CDS encoding CoA pyrophosphatase, whose translation MFKEELRRILAQREKKVILFSDKPLRPAAVLIPIYKKDGECHVLLTKRTEELEYHKGQICFPGGSHHETDGSLKDTALREAYEEVGIRPEDVEILGELDGFGTLTSNFLITPFVGVIPYPYKFVVSEHEIDELVEVPLSALADDSNYWEEIRSAEGVTGKASFFKYKDKVVWGATARILKQFVDLTIKKIDDNIDPK comes from the coding sequence ATGTTTAAAGAAGAGCTAAGGCGAATACTGGCGCAGCGCGAGAAAAAGGTCATTCTGTTCTCAGACAAGCCGTTGCGCCCCGCCGCCGTGCTGATCCCTATCTATAAGAAGGACGGCGAGTGCCACGTACTGCTCACAAAAAGGACCGAGGAGCTGGAATATCATAAAGGGCAGATATGCTTTCCCGGCGGCTCGCATCACGAGACGGACGGCAGCCTTAAGGATACCGCGCTGCGCGAGGCATATGAAGAAGTAGGGATACGGCCGGAGGACGTGGAGATTCTGGGTGAGCTCGACGGCTTCGGCACGCTTACCAGCAACTTTCTCATTACACCGTTCGTAGGCGTCATCCCGTATCCGTACAAATTCGTCGTGAGCGAGCACGAGATCGACGAACTGGTAGAGGTTCCGTTATCGGCGCTGGCAGATGATAGCAACTACTGGGAGGAGATACGCTCTGCCGAGGGAGTCACCGGCAAGGCGAGCTTTTTCAAATACAAGGACAAGGTCGTCTGGGGCGCTACCGCCCGCATCCTCAAACAATTTGTCGACCTCACAATCAAAAAAATCGACGATAATATCGATCCAAAATAA
- the cysS gene encoding cysteine--tRNA ligase, whose product MKILNTLSSQKEEFLPPGSTVKMYVCGVTPYSDSHIGHAMSYVLFDVIRRYLEYRGYKVRYVQNVTDIDDKLIKRANESGSTVKELAERFTASYFEDMDALNIQRADVYPKATEEIPKIIEIIEGLIDKGHAYEANGDVYFRVAGFPGYGKLSHRRPEDMISEPGSENIKENPMDFALWKGAKPGEPYWDSPWGPGRPGWHIECTAMSIKYLGEQIDIHGGGNDLVFPHHENEIAQSEAFTGKAPFARWWIHNGLLQLGSQKMSKSLGNLITIKEALGKHSPDAIRLFILSSHYRSPLTVTDDGWDAAEKGSERLRQAARRGSDGNNSSVFDAEDYRLRFIEAMDDDFNTAQAIAALFDLARDINRCAEEGLSVIDAQALLLDLCSVLGLKLEEAKIDLDPAPYLALAKESGISVDDGKPASHYIEQLIEKRIEARKSKDWALADNIRKSLAAEGVTLKDTPQGTTWSYKR is encoded by the coding sequence ATGAAGATACTGAACACGCTGTCATCGCAAAAAGAAGAGTTCCTGCCACCCGGATCGACGGTGAAGATGTACGTCTGCGGCGTGACGCCCTACAGCGACAGCCACATCGGGCATGCCATGAGCTACGTGCTCTTCGACGTCATCAGACGCTACCTGGAATACCGGGGCTACAAGGTAAGATACGTGCAGAACGTCACAGACATCGACGACAAGCTTATCAAGCGCGCCAATGAGTCCGGAAGCACGGTCAAGGAGCTGGCCGAGAGGTTCACCGCGTCATATTTCGAGGACATGGACGCCCTCAATATCCAGCGTGCCGACGTGTACCCTAAAGCGACCGAGGAGATACCGAAGATAATAGAGATCATTGAAGGGCTTATCGACAAAGGTCACGCATACGAGGCCAACGGCGATGTTTACTTCCGCGTAGCCGGCTTCCCCGGATACGGCAAGTTGAGCCACCGCAGGCCGGAGGACATGATCTCCGAGCCCGGCAGCGAAAATATCAAGGAAAACCCGATGGACTTTGCGCTGTGGAAGGGCGCCAAGCCCGGCGAGCCGTACTGGGACAGCCCCTGGGGTCCGGGCCGACCCGGATGGCATATCGAGTGCACGGCCATGTCCATCAAATACTTGGGCGAGCAAATCGACATCCACGGCGGCGGCAACGACCTGGTGTTCCCGCACCACGAGAACGAGATCGCGCAATCCGAGGCCTTCACCGGCAAAGCCCCGTTCGCGCGCTGGTGGATACACAACGGACTGCTGCAGCTGGGCAGCCAGAAGATGAGCAAGTCGCTGGGCAATCTTATCACGATAAAAGAAGCCTTGGGTAAACATTCACCCGATGCTATCAGGCTCTTCATCCTCAGTTCGCACTACCGCAGCCCGCTCACCGTCACCGACGACGGCTGGGACGCCGCGGAGAAGGGATCGGAGCGCCTGCGCCAGGCGGCGCGGCGCGGCAGCGATGGGAACAATTCATCCGTCTTCGACGCCGAGGACTACCGCCTGCGCTTCATCGAGGCCATGGACGATGACTTCAACACCGCCCAGGCCATCGCCGCCCTCTTCGACCTGGCGCGGGATATCAACCGTTGCGCCGAGGAAGGCTTATCCGTTATCGACGCGCAAGCATTACTCCTCGATCTCTGCAGCGTCCTTGGCCTGAAGCTGGAGGAAGCTAAGATAGACCTCGATCCAGCGCCCTACCTCGCTCTCGCAAAGGAATCGGGGATAAGCGTCGACGATGGCAAACCGGCGTCACACTATATCGAACAGCTTATCGAGAAACGCATCGAGGCCAGGAAATCCAAGGACTGGGCGCTGGCCGATAACATACGCAAGTCGCTCGCGGCCGAGGGTGTCACGCTCAAGGACACGCCGCAAGGGACGACGTGGAGCTATAAGAGGTAA
- a CDS encoding VTT domain-containing protein, giving the protein MSEEEKNPPMPSEGNSVIAVKPNKMRRWARRHWVTIATVAIVIILSLVIYGTGGISDDISAYGYLGVFLVSLLAATVLFVPIPSIPVVFLMGAILNPFLVGLMSGIGESLGEITGYTAGFSGRETLDNRQRYTRVKGWMRRRGTLVLFLFSAIPNLFFKLVAVAAGAIRYPFWKYMIVIFAGKTLKGTVIALLGYWSLRLFLRMFINF; this is encoded by the coding sequence ATGAGCGAAGAAGAAAAGAACCCGCCCATGCCTTCAGAAGGTAACTCGGTCATCGCTGTTAAGCCGAACAAAATGAGGCGGTGGGCCAGGCGCCACTGGGTCACTATCGCTACAGTAGCGATAGTCATTATCTTGAGCCTTGTGATCTACGGCACTGGCGGCATCTCCGATGACATCTCGGCATACGGTTACCTGGGCGTCTTTCTGGTATCTCTGCTCGCGGCGACCGTGCTCTTTGTCCCCATACCCAGCATACCGGTCGTCTTCCTTATGGGTGCGATCCTGAACCCGTTCCTAGTAGGATTGATGTCGGGCATAGGCGAGTCGCTGGGCGAGATAACAGGCTATACCGCCGGCTTCAGTGGCAGAGAGACCCTTGATAACAGACAGCGCTATACCAGGGTAAAGGGATGGATGAGGCGCAGGGGCACGCTAGTGCTATTCCTGTTCTCCGCTATACCCAACTTGTTTTTCAAACTGGTCGCCGTCGCCGCCGGAGCTATCAGATATCCGTTCTGGAAATACATGATCGTCATCTTTGCAGGTAAGACTCTCAAAGGCACGGTAATAGCCCTGCTGGGATACTGGTCACTGCGCCTGTTCTTACGAATGTTTATCAATTTTTGA
- a CDS encoding MerR family transcriptional regulator — MTFDKDEPCYVISIVAKTLGVHAQTLRYYEKVGLVEPSRSRGRIRLYSNKDIERLRLARTLMDDLGVNVAGVDIILRLKEHIAVLEAELEEAKEEIKRLRDAGL; from the coding sequence ATGACATTCGATAAAGATGAACCTTGTTATGTGATAAGCATCGTTGCTAAAACGCTGGGTGTTCATGCCCAGACGCTGCGCTATTACGAGAAGGTCGGCCTGGTGGAACCGTCCCGTTCCAGAGGCAGGATTCGGCTCTATTCAAATAAGGATATCGAACGTTTGCGGCTGGCGCGGACGTTGATGGACGACTTGGGCGTGAACGTGGCCGGCGTGGATATCATACTCCGGCTCAAAGAGCACATAGCCGTTCTGGAAGCCGAGCTTGAAGAAGCCAAAGAGGAGATAAAACGACTTCGCGACGCGGGGTTGTAG
- the ispF gene encoding 2-C-methyl-D-erythritol 2,4-cyclodiphosphate synthase, with the protein MRAGIGFDIHPLAEGRRLVLGGVELKFERGLDGHSDADVLAHAVIDALLGAAALGDIGKHFPYMDPQYKGISGMALLERTQTILNDNGVTIENIDATVICEKPRLADHTDRMRANIAGALSIETSQVSVKASTTNSLGLIAQGEGIAALAIAMIKKDIA; encoded by the coding sequence TTGAGAGCAGGGATCGGTTTCGACATACATCCGCTGGCCGAAGGGCGCAGACTCGTCCTTGGCGGCGTCGAGCTCAAGTTCGAGCGCGGTCTGGACGGACACAGCGACGCCGATGTACTGGCGCATGCCGTTATCGACGCCCTGCTGGGGGCAGCGGCGCTGGGCGACATCGGGAAACATTTCCCATACATGGACCCTCAGTATAAGGGCATATCCGGCATGGCACTGCTCGAACGCACTCAAACGATACTGAACGACAACGGGGTCACCATCGAAAATATAGACGCAACCGTTATCTGCGAGAAGCCGCGCCTGGCGGATCATACCGACCGCATGCGGGCCAACATCGCCGGGGCGCTGAGCATCGAAACCTCCCAGGTATCGGTCAAGGCCAGTACAACCAACAGCCTCGGCCTTATCGCTCAAGGAGAAGGCATCGCCGCGCTGGCCATAGCAATGATAAAGAAAGACATCGCATGA
- a CDS encoding Hsp20/alpha crystallin family protein: MAIVRWQPFSDLMSLRQAMDQLMEDSFVRPSRSVGVMNREIQPLIDMYQTKDEVVVKATVPGVKEDDVEINIADDVLTIKGKAEGGKEVKDEDYLYREHYHTSFARSIGLPGSLKTEKAEATTEDGVLTIKIPKAEEAKPKKIEVKARKAIEGEKKEKK, translated from the coding sequence ATGGCTATTGTTCGCTGGCAACCATTTTCGGATTTGATGAGCCTGAGGCAGGCGATGGATCAGCTTATGGAGGACAGCTTCGTGCGGCCTTCGAGGTCGGTAGGGGTGATGAATAGGGAGATACAACCGCTTATTGATATGTACCAGACCAAGGATGAGGTGGTGGTAAAGGCGACCGTGCCCGGCGTCAAAGAGGACGATGTCGAGATTAACATAGCTGATGATGTCCTTACTATTAAAGGCAAAGCAGAGGGAGGGAAGGAGGTTAAGGATGAGGATTACCTCTATCGCGAGCATTATCACACCAGCTTTGCCCGCAGCATCGGATTGCCGGGTTCTCTGAAGACCGAGAAGGCGGAAGCTACAACCGAGGACGGAGTACTGACTATAAAGATTCCGAAGGCTGAGGAAGCCAAGCCTAAGAAGATCGAGGTCAAGGCCAGGAAGGCCATCGAAGGCGAGAAAAAAGAGAAGAAATGA
- a CDS encoding AAA family ATPase, producing the protein MRPDKFTEQAQEAIALSQQIVRRYQHSQWDVEHIFLALLEQKKGLTGEILRRLKIHTDEVRMKVEAALQKSPRAASEGTIIYGTPRTVRLLDNAEMEADRLKDEFIGTEHILIALCSVRDGDAPKILEEFGINQEKIYSALQEIRGGHRVTDPHAESKYGALEKYCRDLTMLAREGKLDPVIGREDEIKRVMQVLTRRTKNNPVIIGEAGVGKTAIAEGIAQKIVSDDVPDSLRNKRVLALDMGSLVAGSKFRGEFEERLKAVMDEVRQAQGEIVLFIDEIHTVVGAGAAEGAIDASNMLKPALARGELQCIGATTLDEYRKHIEKDAALERRLQPVYIDQPSEEVAIEMLRALRPRYESHHRIQITDSAIEAAARLSNRYIADRHLPDKAVDLIDEAAAKIRIEAGSPPAEIKAMEKKIRQLTDEEEAASQRGDYENAAKLKAERLKIEGEYNEARDRWMKEKKIDTEVDEEDIAELVSKWTGIPVSRMLEQEIDKLLHMEDRLHERIIGQDDAVRIVSESIRRARAGLKDPKRPIGSFIFLGPTGVGKTELARALAEFLFDDEDAMIRLDMSEYMEKHTTSRLVGAPPGYVGYEEAGQLTEAIRRRPYKVVLLDEIEKAHPNVFNILLQMLDDGRLTDGHGRTVDFKNTVIIMTSNLGTEEFQHQSLGFSREAKGEAERRRGAVEDALKKTFRPEFLNRLDEVVIFQPLTEEQIKQIVDLVLKDIQKRLAERKITVELTEAAKDKLAKEGFDPAFGARPLRRTMQRLVENPLSTKILKGEFKEGDRVVVDVGPDGFTFSS; encoded by the coding sequence ATGAGACCGGATAAATTTACAGAACAGGCCCAGGAAGCAATAGCATTGTCACAGCAGATAGTGCGGCGCTATCAACACAGCCAGTGGGACGTGGAGCATATCTTTCTGGCGCTCCTTGAACAGAAAAAAGGTCTGACGGGTGAGATACTGCGTAGACTGAAGATACACACAGATGAAGTGCGTATGAAGGTTGAGGCGGCGCTGCAGAAGTCGCCACGTGCTGCCAGCGAAGGTACTATAATCTACGGCACGCCGCGCACGGTGCGCCTGCTCGATAATGCCGAAATGGAGGCGGACAGGCTGAAGGACGAATTCATCGGCACCGAGCATATTCTGATAGCGCTGTGCAGTGTACGTGACGGCGACGCGCCTAAGATACTCGAGGAGTTCGGCATCAATCAAGAAAAGATATATTCCGCGCTCCAGGAGATACGCGGCGGACACCGGGTCACTGACCCGCACGCGGAGAGCAAATACGGCGCGCTGGAGAAATACTGCCGCGACCTGACCATGCTGGCGCGCGAGGGCAAGCTGGACCCGGTTATCGGCCGTGAAGATGAGATAAAGCGCGTTATGCAGGTGCTGACGCGGCGCACCAAGAACAACCCCGTAATCATAGGCGAGGCCGGCGTCGGCAAGACGGCCATCGCAGAGGGCATCGCACAGAAGATAGTCAGCGACGACGTGCCGGACTCACTCAGGAACAAGCGCGTCCTGGCCCTCGATATGGGATCTCTGGTGGCCGGCTCCAAGTTCCGCGGCGAGTTCGAGGAACGTCTCAAAGCTGTAATGGATGAGGTGAGACAGGCCCAGGGTGAAATAGTCCTTTTCATCGACGAGATACATACCGTGGTCGGCGCCGGCGCCGCCGAGGGCGCTATAGACGCTAGCAACATGCTCAAACCAGCGCTGGCCCGCGGCGAACTGCAATGCATCGGCGCGACAACGCTCGACGAATATCGTAAACACATCGAAAAGGACGCCGCTCTGGAGCGACGTCTGCAGCCTGTTTATATCGACCAGCCAAGCGAGGAAGTCGCCATCGAAATGCTGCGCGCCCTGCGCCCGCGATACGAATCGCATCACCGGATACAGATAACGGACTCGGCCATCGAGGCTGCTGCCAGGCTGAGTAACCGCTATATCGCCGACCGTCACCTCCCCGATAAGGCAGTGGACCTCATCGATGAAGCCGCCGCCAAGATAAGGATAGAGGCCGGCAGTCCGCCCGCGGAGATTAAAGCCATGGAGAAGAAGATACGACAGCTCACGGACGAAGAGGAAGCCGCCTCGCAGCGCGGCGATTATGAGAACGCGGCTAAGCTCAAGGCCGAACGTCTCAAGATAGAGGGCGAGTACAACGAGGCGCGCGATAGATGGATGAAGGAAAAGAAGATAGATACCGAGGTCGATGAAGAGGACATCGCCGAGCTGGTATCGAAATGGACCGGCATACCGGTTTCGCGCATGCTGGAACAGGAGATCGATAAGCTGCTCCATATGGAGGATCGCCTGCACGAAAGGATCATCGGGCAGGATGATGCCGTCAGGATCGTCTCCGAATCGATCAGGCGCGCAAGGGCCGGGCTGAAAGACCCCAAACGTCCCATCGGCAGCTTCATCTTCTTGGGCCCAACGGGTGTGGGAAAAACGGAACTGGCGCGCGCGCTGGCAGAGTTCCTATTTGACGACGAGGACGCCATGATACGCCTCGATATGTCAGAGTACATGGAGAAGCACACTACCTCACGCCTTGTCGGCGCACCCCCGGGCTATGTCGGGTACGAGGAAGCGGGACAGCTCACAGAGGCCATACGGCGCCGTCCCTACAAGGTTGTGCTGCTAGACGAGATCGAGAAAGCGCATCCCAACGTCTTCAATATACTGCTGCAGATGCTGGATGACGGCAGGCTCACGGACGGCCACGGCAGGACGGTCGATTTCAAGAACACAGTAATAATAATGACCTCAAACCTGGGTACGGAGGAGTTCCAGCACCAATCCCTCGGCTTTTCACGGGAGGCAAAAGGCGAGGCGGAACGCAGGCGCGGCGCAGTGGAGGACGCGCTGAAAAAGACCTTCCGCCCCGAGTTCCTGAACCGTCTGGATGAGGTCGTGATATTCCAGCCTCTGACCGAGGAACAGATCAAGCAAATCGTCGACCTGGTCTTGAAGGATATCCAGAAACGGCTCGCCGAACGTAAGATCACCGTGGAGTTGACAGAGGCCGCCAAAGACAAGCTGGCCAAAGAAGGCTTCGATCCGGCGTTCGGAGCGAGACCGCTGCGCCGCACCATGCAGCGCCTGGTGGAGAACCCGCTGTCGACGAAGATACTAAAAGGCGAGTTCAAGGAAGGCGACCGCGTCGTCGTGGACGTTGGTCCGGACGGCTTCACCTTCAGCTCTTGA